GCTGTACCGAACCCGCCCCGACGCATATGCGCGGTGTTGTTGCCGTTGTCGCCTCCGTGGCTGAAACGGCCCCCGGGTTCCCCGTACTTCTCTTGAAGCACACACCGAAACACCCTCTGAAACACCCGCTGTTCCAGAACAACCCGTTGTCGCAATCAAGGAGATCATCGAGCGATGGCCGGTCCAGCGTTCCGCGCCGCCGCCGTACGGGTGCGCGTCCCCGCCACCAGCGCCAATCTCGGTCCGGGCTTCGACGCCTTCGGCCTGTCGCTGGGCCTCTACGACGACGTCGTCGTCCGTGTCGCCGACTCCGGGCTGCACGTCGACATCGCCGGTGAAGGCGCCGAGACGCTTCCGCGCGACGAGAGCCACCTGCTCGTACGCTCCCTGCGCACCGCCTTCGACCTGCTCGGCGGACAGCCGCGCGGCCTTGAGGTCGTCTGCGCCAACCGCATCCCGCACGGCCGCGGCCTCGGCTCCTCCTCCGCCGCCATCTGCGCCGGCATCGTCGCCGCCCGCGCCGTGACCATAGGCGGGGACGCCAGGCTCGACGAGGCCGCCCTCCTGGAGCTGGCCACCGAGATCGAGGGTCACCCCGACAACGTCGCCGCCTGTCTGCTCGGCGGATTCACGCTCGCCTGGACCGAGTCCGGTGCCGCGCGGGCGATCAGGATGGATCCCTCGGATTCCATCGTTCCGGTGGTTTTCGTCCCCGGGAAGCCGGTGCTGACCGAGACCGCCCGCGGGCTCCTGCCGCGCACCGTCCCGCACGTGGACGCCGCGGCCAACGCCGGGCGCGCCGCCCTCCTCGTCGAGGCCCTGACCCGCCGCCCCGAGCTGCTGCTCGCGGCCACCGAGGACCGGCTGCACCAGGAGTACCGGGCTCCCGCGATGCCCGACAGCATCGCCCTGGTGAACCGGCTGCGGGCGGACGGCATCCCCGCGGTCATCTCCGGCGCGGGCCCCACGGTCCTCGCGCTGGCCGAACACGGGACGGCCGACAAGGTCGCCCGCCTGGCGGGCGAGGGCTGGGCCGCGAACCGGCTCGACCTCGACGCGTCCGGAGCGAGCGTCCTTCCGCTGGCGCCCTAGGCGCACGGCGGCCGGACGCCGGGCAGCGTCCGGGACGGGAGATTGCCGGTGAGGGAGAGGGGGAATGTTTGTCGGAGCCGGTAGTGTTAACCTCAAGTCAGCACCCGGCGCCTTTGTGGCGCGGTGCTGAGTGTCCCCATCAGGGACCACCGATTCTTCCGGGAGCCTCCCCAACTGCCTGAGCAGCCTGCCTGAGCAGTTTCGAGCACGCTCCGGAACCGGCACGACACCCCTCGCTCTTCCGCAGCGAGGACCGAGCAGGGGGCGCTCGGGCCGGACCCCAGCACGTTCTCTCTCCGCCGTACCCGGCGGGACCACCGCCCCGGACACGGTCCACCCAACACGGGACCGCTGCCGGACAGCACAACCGGTCGCCGAGCCAGATGGCCGACGTCCGCTCCAGGGAAGGACCCTTCGTGAGCGACACCACCGATCTGATGGGCGTGACTGCCGACAGCAGTGTCGACGCCGCCGCGCCCGCCGCAGGTGCTGCCACCGGCGGCACCGCACGGCGCCGCCGCTCCGGCACCGGCCTCGAGGGCATGGTCCTGGCCGAGCTGCAGCAGGTCGCGTCCGGCCTCGGCATCAGGGGCACCGCGCGGATGCGCAAGAGCCAGCTGATCGAGGTCATCAAGGAGGCGCAGGCCGGTGGAGGCTCCGCCGCCCCCGCCAAGGCCGCCGACGCCGCCGAGACCAAGCCGAAGCGCCGCACCACCGCCAAGGCCCGTACGGGTGAGACCGCTGCCGAGGCCGCCGAGCCCAAGGCGGAGAAGGCCGAGAAGGCCGTCGCCCAG
This sequence is a window from Streptomyces sp. NBC_00691. Protein-coding genes within it:
- the thrB gene encoding homoserine kinase, encoding MAGPAFRAAAVRVRVPATSANLGPGFDAFGLSLGLYDDVVVRVADSGLHVDIAGEGAETLPRDESHLLVRSLRTAFDLLGGQPRGLEVVCANRIPHGRGLGSSSAAICAGIVAARAVTIGGDARLDEAALLELATEIEGHPDNVAACLLGGFTLAWTESGAARAIRMDPSDSIVPVVFVPGKPVLTETARGLLPRTVPHVDAAANAGRAALLVEALTRRPELLLAATEDRLHQEYRAPAMPDSIALVNRLRADGIPAVISGAGPTVLALAEHGTADKVARLAGEGWAANRLDLDASGASVLPLAP